The following coding sequences are from one Lycium ferocissimum isolate CSIRO_LF1 unplaced genomic scaffold, AGI_CSIRO_Lferr_CH_V1 ctg7261, whole genome shotgun sequence window:
- the LOC132045614 gene encoding protein ACCELERATED CELL DEATH 6-like, with product MLGWKKSLVYLPAGSENDWTTTIHIAASEGDVNMINQLLNHCPDCWEMLNSRGQNFLHVSILNNQKKVVRLLLKHEKWHILADEQDNDGNTPLHLLAASHWSLVPVRLREHPSAKKMSFNKANQTPLDVAFSRTGTTNTDKRIFKRRLRHGRPGRCDFEIKCKNTQKQQRENKYNRDLKGRLQDVMNLTQVHLVVAALLVTVTFAAGFTLPGGFDSDPRPNKGMAILIKKTAFSAFVVSDAIAFTCSAGASFSYFLIAARAATTRKLKTLYRLYKITTTLQLVAMSAVVIAFVTGMYATLANSVSLAATVCVIGCISFLLYFLILITAGSMVDY from the exons ATGTTGGGGTGGAAGAAATCCTTAGTGTACCTTCCAGCAGGCAGTGAAAATGACTGGACGACAACAATTCACATTGCAGCCAGTGAAGGTGATGTAAACATGATAAATCAGCTATTAAATCACTGTCCAGATTGCTGGGAAATGCTTAACAGCAGGGGCCAaaattttcttcatgtttccaTATTGAACAATCAGAAAAAGGTAGTTAGACTCTTGTTAAAACATGAAAAGTGGCATATCCTTGCTGATGAGCAAGATAATGATGGCAATACTCCTCTTCATTTGCTTGCTGCCTCTCATTGGAGCCTTGTGCCTGTAAGATTAAGAGAACATCCGAGTGCAAAGAAGATGTCATTTAACAAAGCAAACCAGACACCACTTGACGTAGCATTTTCGCGCACGGGGACAACAAATACG GATAAACGGATATTCAAGAGGAGGCTCCGCCATGGTCGACCAGGACGATGTGACTTCGAGATAAAATGTAAGAACACACAGAAGCAACAGAGGGAGAACAAATATAATAGAGATTTAAAAGGCAGATTGCAAGACGTTATGAATCTAACTCAAGTACATCTAGTTGTGGCCGCTCTATTAGTGACAGTCACCTTTGCAGCTGGCTTCACATTGCCAGGAGGCTTTGATAGCGATCCTCGCCCTAATAAAGGGATGGCAATTCTAATCAAGAAAACAGCATTCAGTGCATTTGTTGTTTCAGATGCCATTGCCTTCACATGCTCGGCTGGCGCTTCATTTAGCTACTTCCTCATAGCAGCACGTGCAGCAACAACAAGGAAATTAAAAACTCTCTATCGGCTTTATAAGATCACAACTACTTTGCAGCTTGTGGCCATGTCAGCAGTTGTAATTGCTTTTGTAACTGGTATGTATGCTACTTTAGCAAATTCAGTTAGTCTCGCTGCTACTGTCTGTGTCATTGGTTGCATCTCTTTCCTCCTgtactttttaattttgatcaCAGCAGGCAGCATGGTAGACTACTAG
- the LOC132045615 gene encoding ankyrin repeat-containing protein ITN1-like, producing MDSTLYNAAVKGNTSDGEFLLAEYLKRDEEIGYQVTPKGNTVLHVASFYGHSHFVGEVLEITPALLCYKNKKNETALHLAAAIKGHKRVVRVLLHAAGEENKETLMRMTDDNGDTALHKAARSGNFGAVKVLVKEDSELFNFQFPANNAEETPLYLAAESDFADCASQILKSSIRPTYGGPCGRTALHAATIQRNRRLRKVVSEMLGWNKSLAYLPAGSENDWTTTIHIAASEGYVNVIKELLNHCPDCWELLNSNGQNALHVAISNKKRREKLSFQRRLRQFRRGRRDFEIKRKNMHEPEDEMDSGGTNTQQRENKAKRDKIGKLKDIMTATQIHLVVATLLVTVTFAAALTLPGGFESDPDSHNKGMAMLIRKTVFRAFVVSNAIAFTCSSSAVFSYFFIAVNAASTKKLKTIRRLLRRRVGFRLSRCQPL from the exons ATGGATTCAACATTGTACAATGCTGCGGTGAAAGGCAATACCAGCGATGGTGAGTTTTTACTTGCTGAATATCTGAAAAGGGATGAAGAAATTGGGTACCAAGTCACTCCAAAGGGCAACACTGTCCTCCACGTCGCATCCTTTTATGGCCACTCCCATTTCGTGGGAGAAGTCCTTGAGATTACTCCGGCATTGTTATGCtataagaacaagaaaaatgaaacTGCACTTCACTTAGCAGCAGCTATTAAAGGGCACAAACGCGTGGTGAGGGTGCTACTTCACGCAGCTGGAGAGGAGAATAAAGAGACACTCATGAGGATGACAGATGACAATGGAGATACAGCCCTGCACAAGGCCGCGAGGAGTGGAAATTTTGGCGCTGTCAAGGTGTTGGTCAAAGAAGATTCtgaattatttaattttcaatttccaGCAAACAATGCTGAGGAGACACCACTATATCTGGCGGCGGAGTCTGATTTTGCTGACTGTGCGTCGCAAATCTTGAAATCCTCCATCAGACCAACATATGGTGGTCCATGTGGTCGAACCGCTTTGCATGCTGCAACAATCCAAAGAAACAgga GATTGAGAAAAGTAGTTTCTGAAATGCTGGGGTGGAACAAATCCTTAGCCTACCTTCCAGCAGGCAGTGAAAATGACTGGACGACCACAATTCACATTGCAGCCAGTGAAGGTTATGTAAACGTGATAAAGGAGCTATTAAATCACTGTCCAGATTGCTGGGAATTGCTTAACAGCAATGGCCAAAATGCTCTTCATGTTGCCATAtcgaacaaaaaaagaaga GAGAAACTGTCATTCCAGAGAAGGCTTCGCCAGTTTCGACGGGGACGACGCGACTTCGAGATAAAACGGAAGAACATGCACGAGCCGGAGGATGAAATGGATTCAGGGGGCACAAATACACAACAGAGGGAGAACAAAGCtaagagagataaaataggCAAATTGAAAGATATTATGACGGCAACTCAAATACATCTAGTAGTGGCCACTCTACTAGTTACAGTCACCTTTGCAGCTGCTTTGACATTGCCGGGAGGTTTTGAGAGCGATCCTGATAGCCATAATAAAGGGATGGCAATGCTAATAAGGAAAACAGTGTTCCGTGCATTTGTTGTTTCGAATGCCATTGCCTTTACATGCTCCTCTAGTGCTGTATTCAGCTACTTCTTCATTGCAGTAAATGCAGCATCTACAAAGAAGTTAAAAACTATACGTCGGCTTTTGCGGCGGCGAGTTGGTTTCAGGTTGTCGCGATGTCAGCCGTTGTAA